A stretch of the Desulforamulus ferrireducens genome encodes the following:
- a CDS encoding cache domain-containing protein, giving the protein MKQSPLIRTFFPSFFTVFLISIFIVFAIMEYRHTKNLFSQYEAGIQQIALSNTNRFLDDINNITVDAARRIEVQNININQHIDTLIRNPLIKDVYVLTSDGNIIAASNAERTISNSLVSDAAKLKKYTTLMSPVHDDKTSGNKLVTIFTPLPNYEQGILVIDFSLEKFQNMILQDLISKNFTVAVFDQNGNAVFWPFEDKLLSGFVFNQESYVLENKRYNVLSAQTDNAWLIYFFFPANNIEIFRAITVLLLVFALYVCLYELLVEYWGVNTAKTYFENIDFAIFNQINEGVIIANNSGRILFANETAHHMFAERKNLLRNVRLKEILGNVDLQRENYGSQSFSLKLSDKLLKAIHSPIIKNNKILGSLTVLRNEVDGDTSISHVMDKVFESIPQGIIFVNKQHEISQANLIAKCYFANLIKGISIELVDRELADFIYKNIDSGSVKRVQLSSGVTCEVTPVHDEDGIYVGTVVYILSETTAI; this is encoded by the coding sequence ATGAAACAGTCCCCCTTAATCCGAACCTTTTTCCCTAGTTTTTTTACGGTATTCCTCATTAGTATATTTATTGTTTTTGCTATCATGGAGTATCGCCACACCAAAAATCTCTTTAGCCAATATGAAGCAGGTATTCAGCAGATAGCATTAAGTAATACCAACCGGTTTCTGGATGACATAAATAATATTACAGTTGATGCAGCCAGAAGAATTGAGGTACAAAACATTAACATTAATCAACATATAGATACCCTAATACGAAACCCTCTGATTAAGGATGTCTATGTCTTGACCAGTGATGGCAATATTATAGCCGCCAGTAATGCTGAACGTACCATCAGTAACTCTTTAGTCAGTGATGCAGCAAAGCTAAAAAAATATACTACCTTGATGTCCCCTGTCCACGATGACAAAACTTCTGGCAATAAGCTTGTTACCATCTTTACACCCTTGCCAAATTATGAGCAAGGTATCTTGGTCATTGATTTTTCCCTGGAAAAGTTTCAAAATATGATCTTACAAGATTTAATAAGCAAGAATTTCACTGTTGCCGTCTTTGATCAAAACGGCAATGCCGTTTTCTGGCCCTTTGAGGACAAGCTACTCAGTGGGTTCGTTTTTAACCAGGAAAGCTATGTGTTAGAAAACAAAAGATATAATGTCCTTTCGGCACAAACAGACAACGCCTGGCTTATTTATTTCTTCTTTCCGGCTAACAATATTGAAATATTTAGAGCTATTACCGTTTTGCTGCTGGTTTTTGCCTTGTATGTTTGCCTTTACGAACTGTTGGTGGAGTACTGGGGGGTCAATACAGCTAAAACCTACTTTGAAAACATTGATTTTGCCATTTTTAACCAAATTAACGAAGGAGTAATTATTGCTAATAACTCGGGGCGAATTTTATTTGCCAACGAAACCGCTCATCATATGTTTGCCGAACGAAAAAACCTCTTAAGAAATGTTCGTCTTAAGGAAATTCTCGGCAATGTGGATTTGCAAAGGGAAAATTACGGTTCCCAATCCTTTTCCTTAAAGTTATCGGATAAGTTGTTAAAGGCCATCCACTCGCCAATTATTAAAAACAATAAGATATTGGGGTCCCTTACGGTACTTAGAAACGAAGTGGATGGTGATACCAGTATCTCCCATGTTATGGATAAGGTCTTTGAGAGTATTCCCCAGGGTATCATTTTTGTCAATAAGCAACATGAAATTTCCCAGGCCAACCTTATTGCCAAATGTTACTTTGCCAACCTAATCAAAGGTATCAGTATTGAGTTGGTGGACCGGGAATTGGCTGACTTTATTTATAAGAACATTGATTCTGGTTCCGTGAAAAGAGTACAACTTTCCTCAGGGGTCACCTGTGAAGTTACCCCCGTGCATGATGAAGATGGTATCTATGTGGGAACCGTTGTTTATATTCTTAGTGAAACTACAGCAATATAA
- the sdhB gene encoding succinate dehydrogenase iron-sulfur subunit, translating into MSKEFVSLKIKRQAAPEATAYWEEFKIPYKPKMNVITLLMEIQKNPINAKGERTTPVVWECNCLEEVCGACTMIINGQARQACSALVDQLQQPITLEPLSKFPLVRDLMVDRSKMFDNLKKVKAWIPIDGTYDLGPGPRMSQKVQEEHYPISRCMTCGCCMEACPNVNHKSPFMGPAPLAQVKLFNAHPTGAMNREERLDAIMGVGGVTDCGNAQNCIKVCPKQIPLTKSIAQLNRDTTLHGIKRWLGR; encoded by the coding sequence GTGAGCAAGGAGTTTGTTTCCTTAAAAATAAAAAGACAGGCTGCTCCGGAGGCAACTGCCTATTGGGAAGAATTTAAAATACCCTATAAACCCAAAATGAATGTGATTACACTCTTAATGGAAATTCAAAAAAATCCGATCAATGCCAAGGGGGAAAGAACAACTCCTGTGGTCTGGGAGTGCAATTGTTTGGAGGAGGTATGTGGCGCCTGTACCATGATTATTAACGGCCAAGCCAGGCAGGCCTGTTCTGCCTTAGTGGATCAACTACAGCAGCCCATTACCTTGGAACCTCTGAGTAAATTTCCCCTGGTGCGGGATCTGATGGTGGACCGCAGTAAGATGTTTGATAATCTGAAAAAGGTAAAGGCCTGGATTCCCATTGACGGTACTTACGATCTTGGCCCCGGTCCTCGTATGTCTCAGAAGGTTCAGGAGGAACATTACCCTATTTCCCGCTGCATGACCTGTGGTTGCTGCATGGAGGCTTGTCCCAATGTTAACCATAAATCCCCATTTATGGGACCGGCGCCGCTGGCTCAGGTAAAGCTGTTTAATGCTCATCCCACGGGAGCCATGAACAGGGAAGAACGTCTGGATGCCATTATGGGTGTGGGAGGGGTTACTGACTGCGGCAATGCCCAAAATTGCATTAAGGTTTGCCCCAAACAAATACCTTTAACCAAATCCATTGCCCAGCTTAACCGGGATACTACCTTGCATGGCATCAAAAGATGGTTAGGTCGCTAA
- a CDS encoding response regulator transcription factor yields MEKIKIMLIEDHNVFRQGLKQLLELENNMSVVAEAGSCQEALAKLTPDIDVILLDIGLPDGDGLDLAVQIKNKYPNIKHVALTTYDDPIFIKKAMECGVKGFVPKYAFFDEIKSAVLMTSRGGSYLYPGLNTETLLHLSDVGLSDKEMNILSLLASGKNQKEIASDLYMSLSTFRRRLRDIFTKLNVHSVEEALTVAVKRGIIK; encoded by the coding sequence ATGGAGAAAATCAAAATTATGTTGATTGAAGACCATAACGTCTTCCGACAGGGGCTTAAGCAACTACTGGAACTGGAAAATAATATGTCGGTGGTGGCTGAAGCTGGCTCTTGCCAAGAAGCCTTAGCTAAACTAACTCCTGATATTGATGTGATTTTGCTTGATATCGGTTTACCTGACGGAGATGGGTTGGATTTAGCAGTACAAATCAAGAATAAGTATCCCAACATTAAGCATGTCGCCCTTACCACCTATGATGATCCCATCTTTATAAAAAAGGCTATGGAATGCGGTGTAAAGGGATTTGTACCAAAATATGCCTTTTTTGATGAAATAAAATCCGCTGTACTAATGACAAGCCGCGGCGGTTCCTATTTATATCCAGGATTAAATACCGAAACCTTACTTCATCTTTCTGATGTCGGATTATCTGATAAAGAAATGAACATTCTTAGTTTGTTAGCCAGTGGCAAAAATCAGAAGGAAATTGCCTCTGATTTATATATGAGCCTTTCAACCTTTAGAAGAAGATTAAGGGATATTTTTACCAAACTAAATGTACACTCAGTGGAAGAAGCCCTGACCGTTGCCGTAAAGAGGGGCATTATCAAGTAA
- a CDS encoding phosphoenolpyruvate carboxykinase (ATP) has translation MRFLQRTVEARNIIDNPSLEELRKLASHKERTTKYGSASYISQMRNRSAKATFLVDCDGFQLGVDQQGMAPEKALALAAQVQEYLKDKEVIKVDRQLCLHQACNFHCRLYITKDYASIPFQWLNMTFEPRNKHNEPDFVSIYVPEWPERIIFCHPIEKTTYILGPDYFGECKKSFLRKAMYAIKERGGLGFHAGSKVLRVINKDGELVEVGFIMFGLSGTGKTTLTMHDHGLREPEKVMIRQDDVVLMNEQGYCYGTENGFYIKTEGLDESQRVLYQAAISPHAIFENVMVLPDGTIDFNNVELTSNGRGVILRSEVLGTDDKIDLEKANKIIFITRRNDIIPPVAKLTPAQAAAYFMLGESIETSAGDPTKAGQSKREVGTNPFIMGPEAEEGNRLLNILKANPDMECYILNTGAVGGKKITIHLSTEIMKAIAKDNIKWETDADWGYQVAVEIPDFDISAYQPSQYYDAQTYAELVEKLRQERRAWLNKYQGLQEEILLAIEPPGLRD, from the coding sequence ATGAGATTTTTACAACGGACGGTGGAGGCCAGGAACATCATTGATAATCCGTCCCTGGAGGAACTTAGAAAGCTGGCTTCTCATAAAGAAAGAACCACTAAGTATGGCAGTGCCAGCTATATTTCTCAAATGAGAAACCGCAGTGCCAAAGCCACCTTTTTGGTGGATTGTGATGGCTTCCAATTAGGGGTTGATCAACAGGGCATGGCACCGGAAAAAGCCCTGGCTTTGGCAGCACAGGTCCAGGAATATTTAAAGGATAAAGAAGTAATCAAGGTGGATCGGCAGCTTTGCTTACATCAGGCCTGTAATTTCCACTGCCGCTTATATATTACTAAAGACTATGCCAGTATACCTTTTCAGTGGTTAAATATGACCTTTGAACCTCGGAACAAGCATAATGAGCCGGATTTTGTCAGCATCTATGTGCCGGAATGGCCGGAACGCATTATTTTCTGTCACCCCATTGAAAAAACTACTTACATCCTGGGGCCAGATTATTTTGGTGAATGTAAAAAATCCTTCCTGCGTAAGGCTATGTATGCCATCAAAGAAAGGGGAGGCCTTGGCTTCCACGCCGGCAGCAAAGTATTAAGGGTTATTAATAAAGACGGAGAACTGGTTGAAGTTGGTTTTATTATGTTTGGCCTTTCCGGTACAGGCAAAACTACCTTAACCATGCATGACCATGGACTGAGGGAGCCGGAAAAAGTAATGATCCGGCAAGACGATGTGGTGCTGATGAATGAACAGGGCTATTGTTATGGCACGGAAAATGGTTTTTATATTAAAACAGAGGGTCTGGATGAATCCCAAAGGGTTCTCTACCAGGCGGCCATATCTCCCCACGCTATTTTTGAGAATGTCATGGTACTACCGGATGGAACCATTGATTTTAACAATGTTGAGTTAACCTCTAACGGTCGGGGAGTAATTCTCAGAAGTGAAGTACTGGGGACTGATGACAAAATTGATTTAGAAAAGGCCAATAAAATTATCTTTATTACCAGACGCAATGATATTATCCCTCCTGTGGCCAAGTTAACGCCGGCACAAGCAGCAGCTTATTTCATGCTGGGAGAGTCCATAGAAACATCCGCCGGGGATCCCACAAAGGCTGGCCAATCCAAACGAGAGGTGGGCACCAATCCCTTCATTATGGGACCGGAAGCTGAAGAAGGAAATCGACTGCTTAATATCCTTAAGGCCAATCCTGATATGGAATGCTATATTCTTAATACCGGAGCTGTGGGCGGCAAAAAGATCACCATTCACCTCTCCACCGAAATAATGAAAGCCATTGCCAAGGACAACATCAAGTGGGAGACAGATGCTGATTGGGGTTATCAAGTTGCGGTGGAAATACCCGATTTTGACATATCAGCCTATCAACCAAGCCAATACTATGATGCTCAAACATATGCTGAACTGGTGGAAAAACTTCGTCAAGAGAGAAGAGCATGGTTAAATAAGTATCAAGGACTACAGGAAGAAATTTTGTTAGCCATCGAACCACCTGGTTTACGGGATTAG
- a CDS encoding YeiH family protein yields MTYSNKTLGVLKTIPGILLMFSIAVLTMGGEDLGIPWPGLESYLKINSLTKTFFVDVLRLNYILLCILIGMLIGNLFTLPRWIMAGVSTSRLFIKLGVILLGSLYSLADVAKLGFTAIILITTFIILTLFFTLWLGKRTGMDPSSAAVLAAGTAVCGVSAIVATAPAVRAKTTDVVFSIATILTFGVVSIFVFPFIGHLLELSPHQFGVWAGTGILSSGQVLAVCLIFDPGTANHASESLKTGEIYNLARVLFLPFVVLGLAAITTRTAKLPDDEINIHTGLASKFPVFVIGFLAMVFLTSLGFFGQSSPPSPELITIRKLYNWFFAIGLTGLGMQISFSELTRAGGKPLLVGSAAALLKAVLALIVVLLLIPEQP; encoded by the coding sequence ATGACATATTCCAATAAAACCTTAGGAGTCTTAAAAACCATTCCCGGTATTCTGTTAATGTTTTCTATAGCAGTGCTGACTATGGGTGGCGAAGACCTTGGTATACCTTGGCCAGGACTGGAATCATATCTAAAAATAAACTCTTTGACCAAGACCTTTTTTGTGGATGTGCTTCGTTTAAACTACATACTGCTCTGCATCTTAATAGGTATGTTAATTGGTAATCTTTTTACTCTACCACGTTGGATTATGGCAGGGGTATCCACCTCCCGGTTATTTATTAAATTAGGGGTAATCCTGTTAGGCTCCCTGTATAGCCTGGCAGACGTAGCAAAACTGGGTTTCACCGCTATTATTTTAATAACGACCTTTATCATTTTAACCCTGTTTTTCACCCTCTGGCTGGGAAAACGCACCGGTATGGACCCATCCTCCGCAGCGGTATTAGCTGCCGGGACGGCCGTTTGCGGGGTATCTGCCATTGTAGCCACAGCTCCGGCGGTAAGGGCTAAAACCACCGATGTAGTTTTTTCCATTGCCACTATCCTTACTTTCGGTGTGGTATCTATCTTTGTATTTCCCTTTATTGGTCACCTGCTGGAATTAAGCCCCCACCAGTTTGGGGTGTGGGCCGGTACAGGCATATTAAGTTCCGGACAGGTTCTGGCAGTTTGTCTGATCTTCGACCCAGGTACTGCCAATCATGCTTCTGAAAGTTTAAAAACCGGTGAGATCTATAATTTAGCCAGAGTATTGTTTTTGCCCTTTGTGGTGCTTGGGCTGGCTGCCATAACCACGCGCACAGCTAAGTTGCCTGATGATGAGATTAATATTCATACTGGCCTGGCCAGCAAGTTCCCTGTTTTTGTGATTGGTTTTTTAGCCATGGTCTTTTTGACTTCCCTAGGTTTTTTTGGCCAGAGTTCTCCACCCTCCCCAGAGTTAATTACCATCCGCAAGCTCTACAACTGGTTCTTTGCCATAGGCTTAACCGGCTTAGGTATGCAGATATCCTTTTCTGAATTAACCAGGGCAGGGGGGAAGCCTTTGCTGGTGGGTTCAGCGGCGGCGTTGTTAAAAGCTGTTCTGGCGCTAATAGTTGTTTTGTTACTAATACCGGAGCAACCATAA
- a CDS encoding PAS domain-containing protein — protein sequence MSINKKYLTIAIILVFLSLASCLFLFKNINQAHLQISTLQQDQGRIAQLQQFTYNLDLLGVSVGDYILFQNESDLDFYYKSGSDLLKDEVSLYEPENPERNKKVLDLIETYHAYLSFIESRVLQEDIVNREALFQDNEEFANSLRIKANVVLNSYQQEVTSYSEAINHNSSQIRYLVLFILISSLLLLPFLLYLIFKPIIKKGLYLDYCFSNTDTCLLFINSEGVVKDINKAAQDLFEMLPEALLEKNINKFPEEMPQLQRITQPLLHTLMYQEEQLKVRVTFYKDGRPIELSVDYIPVFLMNRLVGALMMARTATNQKDKPLLLDTLEKERKRISIEIHDWIARYMSTIIHSLDFSLKLHQKGELMGQELMQRLSDLRNHCQNAAIEMRGIMNDIHPYLIDKVGLISALESYIPIFEKLNKIRVFIFYQDRALRIKKKDEIIIYRIIQEALSNVVKHANATEVDINFTIENKSLTIEVMDNGDKQEDFVAGKGLWGMKERASLIGAEIHFGYCETGFCVTLKVPILPGGETDGENQNYVD from the coding sequence ATGTCAATAAACAAAAAGTATCTAACCATAGCAATTATTTTAGTTTTCCTTTCCTTAGCCAGCTGCTTATTTTTATTTAAAAATATCAATCAAGCACATTTGCAAATAAGCACGCTCCAGCAGGATCAAGGACGTATTGCCCAGTTACAGCAATTTACCTACAACTTAGATCTTTTAGGTGTTAGTGTAGGTGATTATATTCTTTTTCAGAATGAGTCCGACTTAGATTTTTACTATAAGTCAGGATCGGATTTGCTTAAAGATGAAGTAAGTCTTTATGAACCTGAGAATCCCGAACGCAACAAAAAAGTTCTTGATTTAATAGAAACTTACCACGCTTATTTATCTTTTATTGAGTCCAGAGTCCTGCAAGAGGATATTGTCAATCGAGAAGCTTTGTTTCAAGATAATGAAGAATTTGCTAATAGTCTGAGAATAAAAGCCAATGTAGTCCTCAATTCCTACCAACAAGAAGTAACCAGTTATTCCGAGGCAATTAATCATAACAGTAGTCAAATTAGGTATCTTGTGCTTTTTATATTAATCTCATCCCTTCTACTGCTACCCTTTCTGTTATATTTGATTTTTAAACCTATTATTAAGAAGGGTTTATATCTGGACTATTGTTTTAGTAATACTGACACCTGCCTACTCTTTATCAACAGTGAGGGTGTAGTGAAGGACATAAATAAAGCGGCCCAGGATCTTTTTGAGATGTTACCCGAGGCCCTATTGGAAAAGAATATTAATAAGTTTCCCGAAGAAATGCCTCAATTACAAAGAATAACCCAACCGTTGCTTCATACGCTGATGTATCAAGAGGAACAACTTAAAGTTCGGGTCACTTTTTACAAAGATGGTCGTCCTATAGAATTATCAGTAGATTATATACCTGTCTTTTTAATGAATAGATTGGTGGGGGCCCTGATGATGGCTAGAACTGCCACCAATCAAAAGGATAAACCTCTTTTGTTGGATACCTTGGAAAAGGAAAGAAAGAGAATTTCCATTGAAATACACGATTGGATTGCCAGGTATATGTCTACCATCATTCATTCCTTAGATTTTTCCCTCAAATTGCACCAAAAAGGAGAATTAATGGGACAAGAATTAATGCAGCGTCTTTCCGACCTGAGGAACCATTGTCAAAACGCAGCCATCGAAATGCGCGGCATTATGAATGATATTCACCCTTACCTGATAGATAAAGTAGGGTTAATCTCGGCCTTAGAATCATATATACCAATCTTTGAAAAGTTAAATAAAATTAGGGTTTTTATTTTTTACCAAGATAGGGCTTTGCGTATTAAAAAGAAAGATGAGATTATTATCTACAGAATTATCCAAGAAGCTCTCAGTAATGTCGTTAAACATGCTAATGCCACAGAAGTGGATATTAATTTTACCATTGAAAACAAGTCTTTAACCATTGAAGTCATGGATAACGGGGATAAACAGGAGGATTTTGTGGCCGGCAAGGGTCTCTGGGGAATGAAAGAAAGGGCAAGTCTAATCGGTGCCGAAATTCATTTTGGATACTGTGAGACCGGCTTTTGTGTTACCCTCAAAGTACCTATTTTACCAGGAGGAGAAACAGATGGAGAAAATCAAAATTATGTTGATTGA
- a CDS encoding succinate dehydrogenase cytochrome b558 subunit: MSQGTIAQSGGLANYHFFIRKLHSFLGVFPISIFLVEHLFTNSLAAISPALYDKAINTLLNLPYLTAIEILIIALPLTIHALYGLYVVYVAKNNIYRYSYTRNWMFYLQRISALLTLIFVVVHVWCLRIAHSLYGLEINYATVQNQMADPVWLWFYVVGLIAATFHFANGLWNFTVSWGIVVGEQAQNFVWKICMLMFVVISVLGLSAIMAFI; encoded by the coding sequence ATGTCGCAAGGAACCATAGCACAAAGTGGCGGATTGGCCAACTATCACTTTTTTATTCGGAAACTTCACTCTTTTCTGGGCGTTTTTCCTATCAGTATTTTCCTGGTGGAACATTTATTCACCAATTCACTGGCCGCAATTAGCCCGGCCCTTTACGATAAAGCAATCAATACACTTCTTAACCTTCCTTACCTAACTGCCATTGAAATTCTCATCATTGCTTTACCCTTAACTATTCATGCTTTGTATGGTCTATACGTTGTTTATGTGGCAAAGAATAACATATACCGCTATTCCTACACGAGAAACTGGATGTTTTATCTGCAGCGTATTTCAGCACTGTTAACCTTAATTTTTGTGGTTGTCCATGTGTGGTGTCTGCGTATAGCCCATTCCTTATATGGGCTGGAGATTAATTATGCCACAGTACAAAATCAAATGGCGGATCCGGTATGGCTGTGGTTTTATGTGGTGGGACTTATCGCAGCCACCTTCCACTTCGCCAACGGTTTATGGAATTTCACTGTTAGCTGGGGTATTGTGGTAGGGGAACAGGCCCAGAACTTTGTGTGGAAGATCTGCATGCTGATGTTTGTGGTTATATCGGTCCTGGGGCTGTCTGCAATCATGGCCTTTATCTAG
- the mdh gene encoding malate dehydrogenase, with protein sequence MKRKKITIVGSGNVGATCAHWAAVKELGDIVLIDVAEGIPQGKALDLMEAAPVEGYDSIIIGTNDYADTADSDVVVITAGMARKPGMSRDDLLNINAGIVRSVTEQVVKYSPNAYLLVVTNPVDVSAYIAYKASGFPANRVFGLSGVLDSARFRTFIARELNVSFEDVTSFVLGGHGDDMVPMVRYTYVGGIPVEKLIPADRLAAMVERARKGGAEIVNYLKTGSAYYAPSASVMQMAECILKDKKRILPVSAYLQGEYGESDVFAGVPAIIGGNGVEKIIELDLDEAELTALRKSINSVRNNMAKLS encoded by the coding sequence ATGAAAAGAAAAAAAATCACCATTGTAGGTTCAGGAAATGTTGGCGCAACCTGTGCCCATTGGGCTGCTGTTAAGGAATTAGGGGATATTGTGCTAATAGATGTGGCCGAAGGGATTCCCCAGGGGAAGGCTTTGGATTTAATGGAGGCAGCCCCTGTGGAGGGTTATGATAGCATCATTATTGGTACCAATGATTATGCTGATACTGCCGATTCCGATGTGGTGGTAATTACTGCAGGTATGGCCCGCAAACCAGGTATGAGTCGGGATGATTTGCTCAATATTAATGCTGGCATCGTCCGCAGTGTTACCGAGCAGGTGGTAAAATATTCACCCAATGCCTACCTTCTGGTGGTTACCAATCCCGTGGATGTTAGTGCTTACATAGCATATAAGGCCAGCGGCTTCCCTGCTAACCGCGTCTTTGGCTTATCCGGTGTACTGGATTCTGCCCGTTTCCGCACTTTTATTGCCAGGGAACTGAATGTCTCCTTTGAAGACGTAACTTCCTTTGTGCTGGGTGGTCATGGTGATGATATGGTACCTATGGTGCGCTACACCTATGTGGGCGGTATTCCCGTGGAAAAACTAATCCCTGCGGATCGCCTGGCAGCCATGGTGGAGCGAGCTCGCAAGGGCGGGGCGGAGATTGTCAACTATCTGAAAACAGGTAGTGCCTATTATGCGCCCAGTGCTTCGGTGATGCAAATGGCCGAATGTATACTTAAGGATAAAAAACGCATCCTGCCGGTATCTGCTTATCTGCAGGGTGAATATGGTGAAAGTGATGTCTTCGCCGGTGTGCCTGCCATTATTGGCGGTAACGGTGTAGAGAAGATTATCGAACTGGATTTAGATGAGGCAGAACTGACCGCTCTGCGCAAATCTATTAACTCTGTGAGAAACAACATGGCCAAATTGAGTTAA
- the sdhA gene encoding succinate dehydrogenase flavoprotein subunit encodes MQNTIIIVGGGLAGLMATIKVAEMGIKVKLFSLVPVKRSHSVCAQGGINGAVNTKGEGDSPLIHFDDTIYGGDFLANQPPVKDMCEAAPAIINLMDRMGVMFNRTPEGLLDFRRFGGSKHHRTAFAGATTGQQLLYALDEQVRRFEVAGLVEKYEGWDLLSVILDDERICRGITAQHLKTMEIHSFPADAVILATGGCGIIFGKSTNSTINTGAAASAVYQQGVYYANGEMIQIHPTAIPGDDKLRLMSESARGEGGRVWTYKDGKPWYFLEEWYPAYGNLVPRDIATRAIYKVCYELKLGIDGQNMVYLDVSHINRDILDKKLAGILEIYERFVGDDPRKVPMRIFPAVHYSMGGLWVDYQQMTNIPGLFACGECEYQYHGANRLGANSLLSAIYGGMITGPNAVRYINSLQKSCRDLPSSVFDRELQRQQALMDKIYQMDGQENVYQLHEELGKWMTENVTVVRYNKKLQETDNKIQELLQRWHHIKLTDKGKWANQEAAFTRHLWHMLQLARVITLGALNRNESRGAHYKPEFPERDDVNWLKTTKASYSAEGPVFSYEEVDISLIKPRPRRYDVDKEATNK; translated from the coding sequence ATGCAAAATACCATTATTATTGTCGGTGGGGGATTGGCAGGACTAATGGCAACCATTAAGGTTGCGGAAATGGGTATTAAAGTAAAATTATTTTCCTTGGTGCCGGTAAAACGCTCCCACTCGGTGTGTGCCCAGGGAGGTATTAACGGAGCAGTAAATACCAAAGGGGAGGGAGATTCCCCTCTCATCCACTTTGATGACACCATTTATGGCGGAGATTTTTTAGCTAATCAACCCCCGGTAAAGGACATGTGTGAGGCCGCTCCAGCCATTATCAATTTAATGGATCGTATGGGCGTGATGTTCAATCGTACCCCTGAGGGACTGCTTGATTTTCGGCGTTTTGGGGGCAGCAAGCATCACCGCACTGCCTTTGCCGGAGCCACCACAGGTCAGCAACTGCTCTATGCCCTGGATGAACAGGTCAGGCGTTTTGAAGTGGCGGGACTGGTGGAGAAATACGAGGGTTGGGATTTACTATCTGTTATTTTGGATGATGAAAGAATCTGCCGGGGTATCACCGCACAGCATCTAAAAACTATGGAAATTCACTCTTTCCCTGCGGATGCGGTAATCTTGGCCACCGGTGGCTGCGGTATTATCTTTGGGAAAAGCACCAACTCTACCATCAACACCGGTGCCGCCGCCAGCGCAGTTTACCAGCAGGGAGTCTATTATGCCAACGGGGAAATGATTCAAATACACCCCACAGCCATTCCCGGAGATGATAAGTTAAGACTGATGAGTGAATCTGCCCGGGGCGAAGGGGGTAGAGTCTGGACCTATAAGGATGGCAAGCCCTGGTACTTTTTAGAGGAATGGTACCCGGCATATGGTAACTTAGTACCCCGTGATATTGCCACACGGGCCATTTATAAGGTTTGCTATGAACTGAAACTGGGTATAGATGGGCAAAATATGGTATATCTGGATGTATCCCATATTAATCGGGATATTCTGGATAAGAAGCTGGCTGGGATCTTAGAAATTTACGAGCGTTTTGTTGGCGATGATCCGCGCAAGGTACCTATGCGAATCTTTCCTGCGGTTCACTACTCCATGGGTGGGCTTTGGGTTGACTATCAACAAATGACCAATATTCCTGGTTTGTTTGCCTGTGGAGAATGCGAGTACCAGTATCATGGGGCTAACCGCTTAGGTGCCAATTCGCTGTTATCTGCCATCTACGGTGGTATGATAACCGGTCCCAATGCCGTCAGGTATATTAATTCCCTCCAGAAGAGCTGCCGGGATTTACCAAGCTCTGTGTTTGACCGAGAACTGCAACGGCAGCAGGCTTTGATGGATAAAATTTACCAAATGGACGGTCAAGAAAATGTTTACCAGCTTCACGAAGAGTTGGGTAAGTGGATGACCGAGAATGTGACAGTGGTTCGCTATAACAAAAAGCTACAGGAAACAGATAATAAAATTCAGGAACTCCTGCAAAGATGGCATCATATCAAACTTACGGATAAAGGTAAGTGGGCCAACCAGGAAGCGGCATTCACCCGCCATTTATGGCATATGCTGCAACTGGCCAGGGTGATAACCCTGGGGGCTCTTAACCGTAATGAAAGCAGAGGGGCCCATTATAAACCAGAGTTTCCCGAGCGGGATGATGTTAATTGGCTAAAAACCACCAAGGCCAGCTATTCCGCAGAGGGGCCGGTATTTAGCTATGAAGAAGTAGATATATCCCTCATTAAACCAAGGCCTCGGAGATATGATGTGGATAAGGAGGCGACAAACAAGTGA